In the genome of Longimicrobiales bacterium, the window GCGCCGAAGTAGGCGTCGTGTCGCTGCACGAGGCGCTCGTCGGCGATGTGCGCCGCGCGCTGCTGCTGCTCGGCGCCGCGGTCGGCCTGCTGCTGCTGATCGCGTGCTCGAACGTTGCGAACCTGGTGCTCGCGCGCGGGCTCGGCCGTGCGCGCGAGCTCGCTCTGCGTACTGCCCTCGGTGCGAGCAGCCGCCGCATCATCCGACAGCTGCTGACGGAATCACTGGTGCTCGCGTGCGCGGGAGGACTCGTCGGCGTGGCCCTCGCGGTGAGCACCGTGCGCGCACTCCGCATCGTTCTGCCGGCGGACCTGCCGCGCCTGGCGGAAGTCGGTGTGGACCTGCGCGTGCTGGCCGCGAGTCTCACGATCACGTGCGCGGTCGGTTTGCTGCTGGGTGTGCTGCCCGCACGCCGGGCGATGCGCTTCGACCTGGAGAGCTCGCTGCGCGAGGGTGGTCGAGCGCTCGGTGATCGGGCCGGGCGCCGCCTGTCCGGCGGGCTGGTCGTGGCGCAGGTGACGCTGGCGGTGCTGCTCGTCACCGGCGCGGGCCTGGTCGCGCGCAGCCTGCTGGCATTGCAGCGCACGGATACGGGCATCACTCGTACCGAGGTCGTCACCGCACGAGTCGACCTGCCGGCCGCGCAGTATTCGGCGCCAGCCGAACGCAATGGGCTGTACGAGCGGCTGCAGTCGCGCATGAGCGCCGTGCCGGGCATGGACGCCGTCGCAATGACGAGTCAGCTCCCGTTCAGCGGGCATGTGCAGCTCAGTGCAATGTCCGTGGAGCACGTGACGCAGGACCCGAACAACCTGCCGATGTTCGTGCACCGCCGTGTCACGCCCGCGATGTTCGAAGCACTGGGCATTCCGCTCCGTCGCGGCAGCCTGTTCACGAGCGCCGATGCAGCGGCGGACGGGATCAGGGTAGCGATCGTCGATGAGACGGCAGCACGCGAGTTCTGGCCGGGCGAGGATCCGATCGGACGGAGGCTGGGGCGACCCTGGCTGAACGAGATGATGGTGGTGGTCGGTGTCGTCGGAGCGGTGCTCGACGGCGAGCTCGCCGGAGAGGCGCAGCCGACCGTCTACACGCCGCTCGCGCAGGACCCGCCGCTGAGCGCATTCATCGTGATGCACAGCGCGGCTGGAATGAGTGCTGTGCCGACGCTGCGCACTGCACTGCGTGAAATCGATCCGTCGATACCGCTCAGCGATATCGCCACCGTGAGCACGCTCGTATCCGACACCCTCACGGCCGAGCGACTGTCGGCGCGACTGCTCGCCGTGTTCGGCGGCATTGCTCTGATCCTCGCCCTCATCGGCATATATGGTGTCCTGTCGTATGCCGTCGCCCAACGCAGTCGCGAGCTGTCACTGCGCCTGGCGCTGGGTGCACGCCGTGCGCAGGTGCTGCGCATGGTGCTCGGTGACGGGATGAAGCTGGCTGTGACAGGCGCCGTCCTCGGCATCCTCGCCGCACTCGCGCTCGCCCGCCTGGCCGGCGGCATGCTGTACGGCGTGGAGCCGCATGATCCGCTGACGATCGCCGGCGTGACGCTCGTCGTACTCACCGCGTCCTCCGCTGCCGTGCTGCTCCCGGCAGTGCGCGCGAGCCGCTTCGAGCCGATGCAGGTGCTGCGCGACTGAACGACTCCACCGGCGGTTGACGCGTCCGCGCGCCCGGCAGCGTCGATCTTACCCCAACCGCTCGCAGGGAGATGCACCGGCGGGTTCATTGAGGCGAATAGCGTGCGGTGATCACACGCTCGATCGCGCCGAGCGCGGTGTCCACGAGGAGTGCGAGCGCGGCCG includes:
- a CDS encoding ABC transporter permease codes for the protein MSDDPKRTTNHPSFEHRMHERYPDARILHGIRDDVRYALRSLRRTPGYAAVVVLTLGLGIGAATSTQAVIDPLLLRPLAFPDPDRLVTLDSGLLPGEFDILRRHTRAFVRLSLMNSNIAFGLSGAGEAERVSGATVTPDFFTTLGVRPVLGTLPDASASETAVLSYDLWQQRFGGASDVIGRAVRIDGRPVVVSAVMPRSFSYPSRTQLWLAAPLDAAHVGAFWGMGGHRMVGRLQAGASEAQAQAEVRALSAEMSAANPLWTPAADYRAEVGVVSLHEALVGDVRRALLLLGAAVGLLLLIACSNVANLVLARGLGRARELALRTALGASSRRIIRQLLTESLVLACAGGLVGVALAVSTVRALRIVLPADLPRLAEVGVDLRVLAASLTITCAVGLLLGVLPARRAMRFDLESSLREGGRALGDRAGRRLSGGLVVAQVTLAVLLVTGAGLVARSLLALQRTDTGITRTEVVTARVDLPAAQYSAPAERNGLYERLQSRMSAVPGMDAVAMTSQLPFSGHVQLSAMSVEHVTQDPNNLPMFVHRRVTPAMFEALGIPLRRGSLFTSADAAADGIRVAIVDETAAREFWPGEDPIGRRLGRPWLNEMMVVVGVVGAVLDGELAGEAQPTVYTPLAQDPPLSAFIVMHSAAGMSAVPTLRTALREIDPSIPLSDIATVSTLVSDTLTAERLSARLLAVFGGIALILALIGIYGVLSYAVAQRSRELSLRLALGARRAQVLRMVLGDGMKLAVTGAVLGILAALALARLAGGMLYGVEPHDPLTIAGVTLVVLTASSAAVLLPAVRASRFEPMQVLRD